The following nucleotide sequence is from Streptomyces sp. HUAS CB01.
CTCGGCCTCGCGCCGCCGGCGATCGGCATGTCCCACGCCGTCCTGCTCCGTGCCGCCGGTGACACCCGGACGGTGACGATCGCCTCGGTGACCAGCGACTACGTCCTGCTCATCCCGCTCGGCCGGTACCTCGGGGTGCACACGGACTCGGCCTCCAGGGCCTCCACCCGGCCCGGACGGCCCCCGGCGCGCTGTGCGCCGTCCTCCTCCTGCCGCGCCACCGAAGGCGTTTCCGGGTACCGGCACGGTCCCGCCCGGAGTCCGCGCGAGAGTCGCTCGACCCGGCCACGCCACCGGGCCGGGGAACCTCCCCGTGAAACCCTTGGCCTGAACTCCCTTTCCGCGAGCTCCCTTTCCGTCGGGGAGGTGGCGGGAAGGGCTGTCGGCGAGGGCGAGGGCGAGGGCGAGGGCGAGGGCGAGGGCGAGGGCGAGGGCGAGGGGGCGCGGGAACGCGTGAACCAGCGGAAGGACTGGTACCGCAAGCGTCGACGGTCTTCGGTGGGCGCAGGGGTGGGATGCCGCGCCGCCGCGGACAGTCGTGCATGATTCCGTCGGGCCGGTTCGCGCCGGCCCGGCGGCCGGGAGCAACGACCGGGGGACCGCATGCAGTGGGAACTGGCAGTGGCCGGTCTCGCCGTCGGCATGCTGATCGCCGTGCTGACCGCCCCGGTGGGCGTGTCCGGCGCGGTCTTCCTGCTGCCGGTGCAACTGAGTGTGTTCGCGGTGCCCAACCCGGCCGTCACACCGACGAATCTGCTCTACAACGTGGTCGCCGGGCCCGGCGCCCTGCTCCGCTACCGGCGAGCCGGCGCGCTGCGGGGCCCGCTCGTGCGTCTGCTGGTGCTGGGCACCCTGCCGGGCGTGGTCATCGGCGCGGTCGTCCGCGTCTTCGTCCTCCCCGGCCCCCATGTCTTCCGACTGCTGGTGGCCGTCCTCATGCTGCCCCTGGGCCTCTGGCTGGTCGTGCGCACCCTCCGCCCCGCCTCTCCCCGCACGGGGCGCGGCGGGCTCTCGCCCCGTACGGTGGCAGGTCTGGCGCTCACCGTCGGGATCGTGGGCGGGGTCTACGGCATCGGCGGCGGCTCGATCCTCGGGCCGGTCCTCGTCGGCCGAGGCGTCCCCGTCACCGACGTGGCTCCCGCGGCGCTCGCCTCCACCTTCGCCACCTCCGTGGTCGGCGCCTCCACGTACGCCCTGCTGTCCCTGACCCAGACCGGCAGCATCGCCCCCGACTGGTTCCTCGGCCTCGCATGCGGCCTCGGCGGGCTCGTCGGCGGGTACATGGGCGCCCGCCTCCAGCCACGGCTGCCCGAGACCTTCCTCCGCCTGCTCCTCGGCACGCTCGCCACCGCGCTGGGCGCTCTCTACGCGGTCGACGCACTGGGCTGAACCGCCCGCGCACCGGACCGCCCGGGTCCGTCGGCGGACGAACGCGACCGCCATGTCCGGGGCGTCGTCGCTCGGTGCGCCTCGCGGCAGGAGCGAGGACGCGAGGACCGGCCGGTACTCCTGCGGCCTCGCGCATCCGCTGCGCCTGCGGTATCGCGCGTATGGGTTCATCATGACGTGTATGGCCCGTACCGGCACACCGGTGGCCGTTTCCTCCCCATGCCCCGGGCCCCAGCGCCGGGCGGGGGTCCGCGGTTGCGCACGGCCGTGACCGCACGCGGCGCGATCGCCGCGGGTACGGCGAGCGGGTTCCGGCTCCTCGGCGAACACTCCTCGGCCAGTACCGAGCACTCCTCGGCGAGCACCGAGCACCGAGCACCCGAGAACGAAGAACAAGGAGTGCCGTTCCATGGACATGAAGCTCGAGGTCGTGGTGATCCCCGTCGCCGACGTGGACCGGGCCAAAACCTTCTACCAGGCGCTGGGTTGGCGCGAGGACGCGGACTTCCCCACCGATGACGGCTTCCGCGTGGTGCAGATGACGCCGCCCGGATCCCCCTGCTCGGTGATCTTCGGTACCGGAGTCAGCGACTCCGCACCCGGTTCGGCGCAGGGGCTGCACCTGGTCGTGTCGGACATCGAGGCGGCCCGCGCCGAGCTCGTCGAACGGGGAGTGGACGCCGTCGAGGTCTTCCACGACGCCGCAGGCGTGTTCCACCGCGCCGGCACCGCCAACCGGGTCCCGGGCCCCGACCCCGAACGCCGCAGTTACTCGTCCTTCGCCTCCTTCAGCGATCCCGACGGCAACGGTTGGATCGTGCAGGAGGTCACCGAACGCCTTCCCGGCCGCTGACCCGGGTCCGTGCCCCACGCGTGTGCCGGGGAACGAGTGAACCGAGGTGACCACCGATGGCGGACGAGAGTGTGCCGCACCCCAGCCTGACCGTCCGGTCGGGCCCCGGTCGGGCACTGGCTCCGGTTGCGCCGTTCGGACACGATGACCCGCTGCCCCTGAAAGGGCGGACGACGAGCAGCTACTGGTCGTTCGACAGCGACGTCGCCACCCGCGAGGACATCGCCTGGGCCTGCGACCTCCCGACGATCCACGCCAACCGCATCGCGGGCCTGGTCGCGTTCCCCAATGACGACGTCGACCTGTACGTGGAGGGAACCCTGCTGCCGCGCCCCGCCGCGTCCACCCCGGCCGGGCCGCCCCGATGACGCGCGACGGCTCCCGGTCGCGACGCGGTCAGCCCCCCACGGCCTTCGCCCAGCCCCGGTCCACCGTCACCCTCGCCTTCTGCAGTTGTGCGTCCGTGGGGAACTGCGGCTCGCCCTCCACCGTCGGCAGCATCGCCGCGGCGGCCTCGTCGAGGGTGCCGTCCTCGCGCATGGCCTCCATCAGGACCGGGCGGGCATAGCCTTTGAGCCGGAGGTTCTGCCCCGCCGCGCTGAACAGGTACTCCTGCCAGAGCCGGGCGGCCGCCGGATGGGGGGCGTCCCTGTTGACGGCCAGGGCGTAGTACTGGGCGAAGCTGCCGTCGAAGGGGATCGCGACCTGCCAGTCCAGGCCCTTGTCACGGAACCGTTCCGCGTAGTCGAGGTTGACGTAGTCCCAGTCGATGCTGATGGGCGTCCGCCCCGTCTCGACCGCGGCCGAGGTGGACTCGACCGGGTTGAAGTTCCCGCGGTCGTCGAGTTCGGCGAAGAAGTCCAGACCGGGCCGGATGTCGTCGAACGACCCCCCGTTCGCGAGCGCGGCCGCGTAGACCCCGGCGAAGGCCGTGTTGGAACGGGTGGGGTCGCCGTCGAGGGAGACCATCCCCTTGTACCGGGGGTCCAGCAGATCGGCGAAGGTCCGGGGGCAGGGCTTGACGCGGTTGGCGTCGCAGCCGATCGATACGTAGCCGCCGTAGTTGTTGGACCAGCGGCCCTCGCGGTCCTTCTGGTTGTCGGGGATCGAGTCGTACGCGGCGACCCGGTACGGCGCGAGCAGGCCCTGCCGGGCCGCGGTCCGGGCGAACGTGTCCCCCACGTCGACGACGTCGGGGGCGTCCGCGCGTCTGCCGCTCTGCCTGATGGCGTCGATCTCGTCCTGGCTGGACGCCTGGGGATCGTGCACCGTCACCCTGATCCCGTACCTCCTCTCGAAGCCGTCGATCAGACCGCCGTAGTTGGCCCAGTCACGCGGAAGCGCGATCGCGTTCAGCGCGCCTTCCTTCTTCGCCGCGGCGATCAGTTTGTCCATGCCTCCCGCCTCCTGCGCCGAGGTGGCGACCGACGGCTTCACCGGCGTGCTCTTCGGCGTCTCGGCGCAGCCGCCGAGCAGCACGAGGGTGAGGAGGCCTGTGGCGGCCGCCGTTCGGACACGGGGTGCGGTCACGGTTGCTCCAGGACGCGGGGGACGGGAACGAGCGGATCGGAACGAAGGAGACCGGGCACGAAGGGGACCGGGCACGAAGCGGTCCGGAAGCGAAGCGGTCCCCGGCGCGAGCGGTCGTCGCTGGGCGGGTCGGCCCCGCGCGGGACGGCAGGCACGTCCCCACCGGCAGGCACGGTACCGTCCGGGGGCAGGTCCTCGGCCCTCCGTACGCGGTGCCGGCGGCGGCGTCCGGGCGGGCGCGGGACGGCCGGGCACCGGCTGTTGCGATGCCCCTCACCGCGCCGGGCCGTCCTCTCCCGAGTCCTCGCCGGACAGCGGCTCCTCCTCAGCGAGCAGCAGCTCGGCGAGCCCTTCCACCGACGGGCCGGCGCCGCCGTGGAGGGAGAGTTCGGCCCAGATGACCTTCCCGGTGGGCGTGTAGCGGGTGCCCCAGCGTTCGGCGAACCGGGCCACCAGGAACAGGCCGCGGCCGCCCTCGTCGGTGACCTTCGCCCGCCGCAGTCGCGGCGAGGTGCTGCTGCCGTCGGACACCTCGCAGATCAGGGTCCGGTCGCGGACGAGCCGCACGGTGATGGGCTCGGTCCCGTAGTGGACGGCGTTGGTGACGAGTTCGCTGAGGACCAGTTCGGCGGCGAAGTCGATGTGCCCGAGGCCCCATTCCCGGATCCGGCGGACGCAGGCGGCGCGAACGGGGGAGACCGCCGCCGGATCGCGCGGCACCTGCCACTCGGCGATCCGGGTGGGGTCGAGCCGGTGCGTGCGGGCAACCAGCAGCGCGATGTCGTCGCGGGGCCGGTCGGGCATCAGGGCGTCGACGACCGCGGCGCAGGTGGCCTCCGGGGAGCGGTCGGGCCCGGACAGCGCGTCGCGCAGGGCCGCCAGGCCGACGTCCAGGTCGCGGTCGCGGTCCTCCACCAGCCCGTCGGTGTAGAGCACCAGCCGGGATCCCTCGGGCACGGTCAGTTCGGCGCTCTCGACGGGAAGTCCGGCTCCGAGGCCCAGCGGCGGGGAGACCGGCAGCTGGGGGAAGTGCACGGTGCCGTCGGGGTGGACCACCGCCGGCCCGGGATGGCCGGCGGTGGCGACCGCCAACTGCCCGGAGGCGGGGTCGTAGACGGCGTACAGGCAGGTCGCGCCGGTGATGCCCTGGCCTCCGTCGTCGGCTTCCTCGTCGCTGTCGATCTGGGCCACCAGTTCGTCCACGCGACTCAGCAGTTCCTCGGGCGGGGCGTCCAGGACGGAGAAGTTGTGCACGGCGGTACGCAGCCGGCCCATGGTGGCCGCCGCGTGCAGACCGTGGCCCACGACGTCACCGACGACCAGCGCGACCCGCGCACCGGACAGCGG
It contains:
- a CDS encoding sulfite exporter TauE/SafE family protein; the protein is MQWELAVAGLAVGMLIAVLTAPVGVSGAVFLLPVQLSVFAVPNPAVTPTNLLYNVVAGPGALLRYRRAGALRGPLVRLLVLGTLPGVVIGAVVRVFVLPGPHVFRLLVAVLMLPLGLWLVVRTLRPASPRTGRGGLSPRTVAGLALTVGIVGGVYGIGGGSILGPVLVGRGVPVTDVAPAALASTFATSVVGASTYALLSLTQTGSIAPDWFLGLACGLGGLVGGYMGARLQPRLPETFLRLLLGTLATALGALYAVDALG
- a CDS encoding VOC family protein, producing MDMKLEVVVIPVADVDRAKTFYQALGWREDADFPTDDGFRVVQMTPPGSPCSVIFGTGVSDSAPGSAQGLHLVVSDIEAARAELVERGVDAVEVFHDAAGVFHRAGTANRVPGPDPERRSYSSFASFSDPDGNGWIVQEVTERLPGR
- a CDS encoding ABC transporter substrate-binding protein — encoded protein: MTAPRVRTAAATGLLTLVLLGGCAETPKSTPVKPSVATSAQEAGGMDKLIAAAKKEGALNAIALPRDWANYGGLIDGFERRYGIRVTVHDPQASSQDEIDAIRQSGRRADAPDVVDVGDTFARTAARQGLLAPYRVAAYDSIPDNQKDREGRWSNNYGGYVSIGCDANRVKPCPRTFADLLDPRYKGMVSLDGDPTRSNTAFAGVYAAALANGGSFDDIRPGLDFFAELDDRGNFNPVESTSAAVETGRTPISIDWDYVNLDYAERFRDKGLDWQVAIPFDGSFAQYYALAVNRDAPHPAAARLWQEYLFSAAGQNLRLKGYARPVLMEAMREDGTLDEAAAAMLPTVEGEPQFPTDAQLQKARVTVDRGWAKAVGG